The following coding sequences lie in one Methylotuvimicrobium alcaliphilum 20Z genomic window:
- a CDS encoding ABC transporter ATP-binding protein, with the protein MGIVKQSSIVFQARGLTKIYRMGEVEVVALRNVDLDLYRGQFAVLLGASGSGKSTLLNILGGLDSATSGHVLYSDKDLTVVNERELTAFRRDHVGFVFQFYNLIPSLTARENVAAVTEIASQPMTPEDALELVGMGKRLDHFPAQLSGGEQQRVAIARAIAKNPSVLLCDEPTGALDSSTGIVVLEALERANRELGTTTVVITHNIVIAEMAHHVIRLADGQIIGSDFNQARKSPSELSW; encoded by the coding sequence ATGGGTATAGTCAAACAATCGTCAATTGTTTTTCAGGCTCGCGGACTCACCAAGATTTATCGCATGGGAGAAGTTGAAGTTGTCGCATTGCGCAATGTCGATCTTGATCTGTATAGAGGCCAATTCGCCGTATTACTCGGCGCATCGGGCAGTGGCAAATCCACGCTCTTGAATATTCTAGGCGGTCTGGATTCCGCGACTTCCGGCCATGTGCTATACAGTGATAAAGATCTTACCGTCGTCAATGAGAGAGAGTTGACCGCATTTCGTCGCGACCATGTCGGCTTTGTATTTCAGTTTTACAATTTAATCCCGAGCCTAACCGCGCGTGAAAACGTTGCCGCGGTCACCGAGATTGCTTCGCAACCGATGACACCGGAAGATGCGCTCGAGCTTGTCGGCATGGGTAAACGGTTGGATCATTTTCCGGCCCAACTTTCCGGCGGAGAACAACAGCGGGTTGCAATCGCTCGGGCCATTGCTAAAAATCCGTCTGTATTATTGTGCGACGAGCCGACCGGCGCGCTCGACTCATCGACCGGAATCGTCGTTTTGGAAGCGCTCGAGCGCGCAAATCGTGAACTCGGCACCACAACAGTGGTTATCACCCACAACATAGTCATTGCAGAAATGGCGCATCATGTGATTCGGTTAGCCGATGGTCAAATTATAGGATCCGACTTTAATCAAGCGCGAAAATCGCCGTCGGAACTGAGCTGGTAA
- a CDS encoding carbohydrate kinase family protein, translating into MNQPTTCIDVLCVGQATYDLIFSVPAHPGTDEKVFADRFAGCGGGPAANAAITVARLGFKAAFAGYLGDDLFGSKHWQELLDDGVDTRFIVRGKAPTPLSAILVKPDGRRALINYKGATRPLNAGAVDYSNLEAKVMLFDGHEPNISLQLARYARYNGIPTVLDAGSVHEGSIGLLDLSDYLVASEKFALQYAGDIHTALRRLAETAPAAVITLGENGLIWQRGNEQGELPAYPVIAIDSTGAGDAFHGAFATALAAGQDWLDILNYASAAGALCCTKTGARPGLPTQEEVQDFLR; encoded by the coding sequence ATGAATCAACCTACTACTTGTATCGATGTCCTTTGCGTAGGACAAGCCACTTATGATCTTATTTTTTCGGTACCGGCCCACCCCGGCACCGATGAGAAAGTGTTTGCCGACCGCTTTGCCGGTTGCGGCGGAGGGCCTGCCGCTAATGCCGCGATAACGGTTGCCCGGCTCGGTTTCAAGGCGGCTTTTGCCGGTTATTTAGGCGATGACTTATTCGGTAGCAAACATTGGCAGGAATTGCTTGATGATGGCGTCGACACCCGTTTTATCGTTAGAGGCAAGGCACCGACACCCCTCTCTGCAATACTGGTCAAACCCGACGGCCGGCGCGCGCTGATCAATTACAAAGGCGCAACCCGCCCCTTGAACGCCGGTGCGGTCGATTATTCGAACCTCGAAGCCAAGGTCATGCTGTTCGACGGTCACGAACCGAATATTTCCTTACAACTGGCACGCTATGCAAGATACAACGGTATTCCGACCGTGCTCGATGCCGGCTCGGTTCACGAGGGCAGCATCGGCTTATTGGACTTATCGGATTATTTGGTTGCTTCGGAAAAATTTGCGCTGCAATACGCCGGAGACATACACACGGCATTGAGGCGACTGGCGGAAACCGCACCTGCTGCCGTGATCACCTTGGGCGAAAACGGCTTGATTTGGCAACGCGGTAATGAACAAGGCGAGCTGCCGGCCTATCCTGTGATCGCTATCGATAGCACTGGTGCCGGCGACGCTTTTCACGGCGCTTTCGCCACTGCATTGGCCGCCGGCCAAGACTGGTTGGATATTTTGAATTACGCCAGCGCTGCCGGTGCGCTATGTTGTACCAAAACCGGCGCCAGACCCGGATTACCGACGCAGGAAGAAGTGCAAGATTTCTTACGTTAG